One Nonomuraea angiospora DNA segment encodes these proteins:
- a CDS encoding LLM class flavin-dependent oxidoreductase translates to MRAGVVVTAHPGVEDLAVQAEELGLHSFWLNDTPMVHGDPFVALGLCAKATSRIRLGIGVTSPALRSAPAAASAFASLNALAPGRIICGIGTGNTARRTLGMRPTTAATMENFTAALQDLCAGRTIEYREGDRVRDVRFLHTGAHANTADPIEFVVAALGPKAAAVAGRRGTGLISFGLLDPTAWQALHDARRHAAQDTPRDPESRTDSYLVTALHILDQDEDPRGDAVRDATGHIVLSLLAFAADTAADSHAFADRLGREEREAVRRLLDRRGTTATAPDRHTRLYPDYLQRIAPEDRDLILPSLMNTLALVGTRDDLRARITTLEQAGIDELLIQPVIDPPAEMAQLAKLLT, encoded by the coding sequence ATGCGTGCAGGCGTCGTGGTCACCGCACACCCCGGTGTGGAGGACCTCGCCGTACAGGCCGAGGAGTTGGGCCTGCACAGTTTCTGGCTCAACGACACCCCGATGGTCCACGGCGACCCCTTCGTCGCCCTGGGACTGTGTGCGAAGGCCACCAGCCGCATCAGGCTCGGCATCGGCGTGACCTCACCGGCGCTGCGCTCGGCCCCGGCCGCCGCGAGCGCGTTCGCCAGCCTCAACGCCCTGGCGCCGGGCCGGATCATCTGCGGGATCGGCACCGGGAACACCGCCCGGCGCACACTGGGCATGCGGCCGACCACAGCAGCCACGATGGAGAACTTCACCGCCGCACTGCAGGACTTGTGCGCCGGCCGCACCATCGAGTACCGCGAAGGGGACCGGGTCCGCGACGTCCGGTTCCTGCACACCGGGGCGCACGCGAACACGGCCGACCCGATCGAGTTCGTCGTGGCCGCGCTTGGACCGAAGGCCGCCGCCGTCGCCGGGCGCCGCGGGACCGGCCTGATCTCCTTCGGCCTGCTGGACCCCACCGCCTGGCAAGCACTGCATGACGCGCGCCGCCACGCCGCTCAGGACACGCCACGCGACCCCGAATCCCGCACGGACTCCTACCTGGTCACCGCGCTGCACATACTCGACCAGGACGAGGACCCGCGCGGCGACGCGGTCCGGGACGCAACTGGCCACATCGTCCTGTCGCTGCTGGCCTTCGCCGCCGACACGGCCGCCGACTCACACGCTTTCGCCGACCGACTCGGCCGCGAGGAACGAGAGGCGGTGCGGCGACTCCTCGACCGGCGCGGCACCACCGCCACCGCACCCGATCGGCACACCAGGCTCTACCCCGACTACCTCCAACGCATCGCGCCGGAGGACAGGGACCTGATCCTGCCCTCACTGATGAACACTTTGGCCTTGGTCGGGACCCGCGACGACCTCCGCGCCCGCATCACCACCCTGGAACAGGCCGGCATCGACGAACTGCTCATCCAGCCGGTGATCGACCCACCGGCCGAGATGGCCCAGCTCGCGAAACTCCTCACCTGA
- the prcB gene encoding proteasome subunit beta: MASHRDLPAGLVNQLFRNTGSSSFTEFVSSYAPDLLPQRNEVLATPIGDQVPHATTIVAATFAGGVIMAGDRRATSGNIISQRDVEKVFRTDDYSCMGIAGTASTGIEFARLFRVELEHYEKLEGRTMSVAGKANRLATMIRGNLPMAMQGLVVVPLFAAYDPDKDEGRIFSYDVAGGPYERERFDAIGSGSIFARGSLKKLYRDGASADDMAMTLIQALYDAADDDSATGGPDVTRKIWPIVSLIDADGFRRLSEEQVSDYVEQMLEARLISPDGPIAPLR; the protein is encoded by the coding sequence GTGGCATCGCACAGGGATCTGCCCGCCGGCTTGGTCAACCAGCTTTTCCGCAACACCGGAAGTTCCTCGTTCACGGAGTTTGTCAGCTCGTATGCGCCTGATTTGCTGCCGCAGCGGAATGAGGTGCTGGCCACCCCGATCGGCGACCAGGTCCCGCACGCGACGACGATCGTGGCCGCCACCTTCGCCGGTGGCGTGATCATGGCGGGCGACCGGCGGGCGACCTCGGGCAACATCATCTCGCAGCGCGATGTGGAGAAGGTCTTCCGCACCGACGACTACTCGTGCATGGGCATCGCGGGCACGGCCAGCACCGGCATCGAGTTCGCCCGGCTGTTCCGGGTGGAGCTGGAGCACTACGAGAAGCTCGAGGGCCGCACGATGTCGGTGGCGGGCAAGGCCAACCGGCTGGCCACCATGATCAGGGGCAACCTTCCGATGGCGATGCAGGGGCTGGTGGTGGTGCCGCTGTTCGCCGCGTACGACCCTGACAAGGACGAGGGGCGCATCTTCAGCTACGACGTCGCGGGCGGGCCGTACGAGCGGGAGAGGTTCGACGCGATCGGCTCCGGCTCGATCTTCGCGCGCGGGTCGCTGAAGAAGCTCTACCGCGACGGGGCGTCGGCCGACGACATGGCGATGACCCTCATCCAGGCCCTTTACGACGCCGCCGACGACGACTCGGCGACCGGCGGGCCCGACGTCACCAGGAAGATCTGGCCGATCGTGTCGCTGATCGACGCCGACGGCTTCCGCAGGCTGAGCGAGGAGCAGGTCTCCGACTACGTGGAGCAGATGCTCGAAGCCCGCCTGATCTCGCCTGACGGCCCCATCGCCCCGCTGCGCTAG
- a CDS encoding DNA polymerase IV: protein MRDWILHVDLDQFIAAVEILRHPELRGKPVVVGGSGDPTQPRTVAATATYEAREHGVHSGMPLRTALKRCPEAIFLPSDPPAYEAASARVMAVLREFPVRVEIWGWDEAFLGATTDDPEALAATIRQTVRERTELSCSIGIGDNKHQAKLASGLAKPAGIYRLTSDNWAEIMNDRPTDALWGIGAKISKKLAALGLHTVAQLAAADPVHLARHFGPTNGPWYRYLALGKGEAEVVTTPWVARGHSRETTFQHDLTDEADIAHHVSTLAAQVARDAREAGRDITRVSVKVRFTPFLTRTRQSKLPAPTTDPATIQQAALTVLTRFELTRPVRLLGVAVDYTLPREDQPTLDTVE, encoded by the coding sequence ATGAGGGACTGGATCCTTCACGTCGACCTCGACCAGTTCATCGCCGCCGTCGAGATCCTCCGCCACCCCGAACTCCGCGGCAAACCCGTCGTCGTCGGTGGCTCAGGAGACCCCACCCAGCCCCGCACCGTGGCCGCCACCGCCACCTACGAGGCCCGCGAACACGGCGTCCACTCCGGCATGCCACTGCGCACCGCGCTCAAACGCTGCCCCGAAGCGATCTTCCTGCCCAGCGACCCACCCGCCTACGAAGCCGCCTCCGCCCGCGTCATGGCCGTGCTCCGCGAGTTCCCCGTACGCGTCGAAATCTGGGGCTGGGACGAGGCCTTCCTCGGCGCCACCACCGACGACCCCGAAGCCCTCGCCGCCACCATCCGCCAGACCGTACGCGAACGCACCGAGCTGTCCTGCTCCATCGGCATCGGCGACAACAAACACCAGGCCAAACTAGCCTCCGGCCTCGCCAAACCCGCCGGGATCTACCGCCTCACCAGCGACAACTGGGCCGAGATCATGAACGACCGCCCCACCGACGCGCTCTGGGGCATCGGCGCCAAGATCTCCAAGAAACTTGCCGCCCTCGGCCTCCACACCGTCGCCCAGCTGGCCGCCGCCGACCCCGTTCACCTCGCCCGCCACTTCGGCCCCACCAACGGCCCCTGGTACCGCTACCTCGCCCTCGGCAAAGGCGAAGCCGAAGTCGTCACCACGCCCTGGGTCGCCCGCGGGCACAGCCGCGAAACCACCTTCCAGCACGACCTCACCGACGAAGCCGACATCGCCCACCACGTCTCCACCCTCGCCGCCCAGGTCGCCCGCGACGCCCGCGAAGCCGGCCGCGACATCACCCGGGTATCGGTCAAGGTCCGCTTCACCCCGTTCCTCACCCGAACCCGCCAGTCGAAGCTTCCCGCCCCCACCACGGACCCGGCCACCATCCAGCAGGCGGCCCTCACCGTTCTCACCCGCTTCGAGCTCACCCGTCCGGTCCGCCTCCTGGGCGTCGCCGTCGACTACACCCTCCCCAGAGAAGATCAGCCCACCCTCGACACCGTCGAATAG
- a CDS encoding FKBP-type peptidyl-prolyl cis-trans isomerase, with amino-acid sequence MPHRRTAALLPVLLLLAGCSGGAARELGMTVDGPFGARPTITFAGGGPAAGLKVEELATGDGARLGADDTAIVQYTAHVWDGGDNRLVDSTFDRGTPAAFPLGELPPGLDGALRGRRVGSRVLAAVPPDQRRGARLPPGVGPDDELVYVVDILGAHPKGASVEAGGGSLAGVRVTAGAPPGLEVPATAPPAAFEVKVLSRGEGRGTRAGQLVVAQYEGAIWSRRRVFEATWASGRPKAFRIGDGGVPKGWEAALVGVPAGSRVLMVVPPSYGYGPAGDPAHGITGTDTLVYVVDVIAAY; translated from the coding sequence ATGCCGCACCGCCGTACCGCCGCGTTACTGCCGGTCCTCCTCCTGCTGGCCGGCTGCTCGGGCGGCGCCGCGCGCGAGCTCGGTATGACGGTGGACGGCCCGTTCGGGGCCAGGCCGACGATCACCTTCGCGGGCGGCGGCCCGGCGGCCGGGCTCAAGGTCGAGGAGCTGGCGACCGGCGACGGCGCCCGGCTCGGCGCGGACGACACGGCGATCGTCCAGTACACCGCGCACGTCTGGGACGGCGGGGACAACCGCCTGGTCGACTCCACCTTCGACCGCGGCACCCCGGCCGCGTTCCCGCTGGGGGAGCTGCCGCCGGGGCTGGACGGGGCGCTGCGGGGCCGCAGGGTCGGCAGCCGGGTCCTGGCAGCCGTCCCGCCCGATCAACGCCGTGGCGCGCGCCTGCCGCCCGGCGTCGGGCCCGATGACGAGCTGGTCTACGTCGTCGACATCCTCGGCGCCCACCCCAAGGGCGCCTCGGTCGAGGCGGGCGGCGGCTCGCTGGCGGGCGTGCGCGTCACCGCCGGTGCCCCGCCCGGGCTGGAGGTGCCCGCCACCGCCCCGCCGGCCGCGTTCGAGGTCAAGGTGCTGTCCAGGGGCGAGGGGCGCGGCACGCGGGCCGGGCAGCTCGTGGTCGCCCAGTACGAGGGCGCGATCTGGAGCCGCCGCCGCGTCTTCGAGGCCACCTGGGCGAGCGGCCGGCCGAAGGCGTTCAGGATCGGCGACGGCGGCGTGCCCAAGGGGTGGGAGGCGGCCCTGGTCGGGGTGCCCGCCGGCAGCCGGGTCCTGATGGTCGTCCCGCCCTCGTACGGCTACGGCCCCGCCGGCGACCCCGCCCACGGCATCACGGGCACCGACACGCTCGTCTACGTCGTGGACGTCATCGCCGCCTATTGA
- a CDS encoding DUF3866 family protein, translating into MIRWRKGEVVRIRREWPGAVELDVAVPEGECRALAYPPLVGRPEPGDEVLLNTTALAMGLGTGGYAMVVAVPNRLPQDPAGPGHLVKARYTPLQATVLGADEQDSPHHDRLREADSLDGMPVVVADLHSALAPILCGLYADRPGTRVAYVMQDGGALPVWFSMAAARLREIGWLAGVVTVGQSFGGDVEAVTVHTGLLAARHVLEADVAIVAQGPGNLGTGTRWGFSGVSAGEAVNAAGVLRGRPVAALRVSEGDPRERHYGVSHHSLTAYGRVALTPADVPVPQLPGEFGERVRDQSELLAVRHRLVPVPVEGLHEALRESPVRLSTMGRGLEEDLAYFVASAAAGRLAASLLG; encoded by the coding sequence GTGATCAGATGGCGCAAGGGCGAGGTTGTACGGATCCGACGCGAGTGGCCGGGAGCGGTGGAGCTGGACGTCGCCGTCCCCGAAGGGGAGTGCCGGGCGCTGGCCTATCCGCCGTTGGTCGGCCGCCCGGAACCCGGCGACGAGGTGCTGCTCAACACGACGGCACTCGCGATGGGTCTCGGTACGGGAGGTTACGCCATGGTGGTGGCCGTCCCGAACCGTTTGCCGCAAGATCCCGCCGGTCCGGGTCACCTGGTGAAGGCCCGATACACGCCGCTGCAGGCCACGGTGCTGGGCGCCGACGAGCAGGACTCCCCGCATCACGACAGATTGCGCGAGGCCGACTCCCTCGACGGGATGCCGGTGGTGGTGGCCGACCTGCACTCGGCGCTGGCGCCGATCCTGTGCGGCCTGTACGCCGACCGGCCCGGCACGCGGGTGGCGTACGTGATGCAGGACGGCGGCGCGCTGCCGGTGTGGTTCTCGATGGCGGCGGCCCGGTTGCGCGAGATCGGCTGGCTGGCGGGCGTGGTGACGGTCGGGCAGTCGTTCGGCGGCGACGTGGAGGCGGTGACCGTCCACACCGGGCTGCTGGCGGCCCGGCACGTGCTGGAGGCCGACGTGGCGATCGTCGCGCAGGGCCCCGGCAACCTGGGCACGGGCACCAGGTGGGGCTTCTCGGGGGTGTCGGCGGGCGAGGCGGTGAACGCGGCGGGCGTGCTGCGCGGCCGCCCGGTGGCGGCGCTGCGGGTCAGCGAGGGTGACCCGCGCGAGCGCCACTACGGGGTCTCGCACCACTCGCTGACCGCCTACGGCCGGGTCGCCCTGACACCCGCCGACGTGCCGGTGCCGCAGCTGCCCGGGGAGTTCGGCGAGCGGGTCAGGGACCAGTCGGAGCTGCTGGCCGTCCGGCACCGCCTGGTGCCGGTGCCGGTGGAGGGCCTGCACGAGGCGCTGCGGGAGTCCCCGGTGCGCCTGTCGACGATGGGCAGGGGTTTGGAGGAGGACCTGGCCTACTTCGTGGCCTCGGCGGCGGCGGGCAGGCTGGCGGCCTCGCTGCTGGGGTAG
- a CDS encoding helix-turn-helix transcriptional regulator gives MSSDDLDALALLHDPVRRSLYAAVASRGGDVGRGEAAEAAGVSRTLAGHHLDKLVEAGLLESGFRQQEKKGPGSGRPAKVYRRARGERSVSLPPRDYAALASVLAEVVDALGAEERAERAAREAGARLAKGHAGEPVEQVLRERGYEPYEEGGALRLRNCPFHVLAEEQPLLVCSMNLALCQGLLEGLGDEPGRARLDPRPGECCVSLSKTNED, from the coding sequence GTGAGTAGCGACGACCTCGACGCGCTGGCCCTCCTGCACGACCCCGTACGCCGCAGCCTGTACGCGGCCGTCGCGAGCCGCGGCGGCGACGTGGGCAGGGGGGAGGCGGCCGAGGCCGCGGGCGTCTCCAGGACCCTCGCCGGCCACCACCTCGACAAGCTCGTCGAGGCGGGGCTGCTCGAGAGCGGCTTCCGGCAGCAGGAGAAGAAGGGGCCGGGCAGCGGCCGGCCCGCCAAGGTCTACCGCCGGGCCAGGGGTGAGCGGTCGGTGAGCCTGCCGCCGCGCGACTACGCCGCGCTCGCCTCCGTCCTGGCCGAGGTCGTCGACGCGCTGGGCGCGGAGGAGCGGGCCGAGCGGGCGGCGCGCGAGGCGGGCGCCCGGCTGGCCAAGGGGCACGCCGGTGAGCCGGTCGAGCAGGTGCTCAGGGAGCGCGGCTACGAGCCGTACGAGGAGGGCGGCGCGCTGCGGCTGCGCAACTGCCCGTTCCACGTGCTGGCCGAGGAGCAGCCGCTGCTGGTGTGCTCCATGAACCTGGCCCTGTGCCAGGGGCTGCTCGAAGGGCTCGGCGACGAGCCGGGCAGGGCCAGGCTCGATCCGCGGCCGGGGGAGTGCTGCGTCTCCCTCTCTAAAACAAATGAGGATTGA
- a CDS encoding endonuclease domain-containing protein, whose product MRSARRNEDQERVRRQRGPPCHHREPREQDQKPGSERNYLLGYRHGITEDDFERMLARQGGLCAICRAVSGAFVDHGHATGPVRGILCVNRNKPAKSHQMHHSPCRAMSRKPRSKVVRTAGS is encoded by the coding sequence CTGCGCTCGGCGCGGCGAAACGAAGACCAGGAGCGAGTCCGGCGACAACGGGGCCCGCCGTGCCACCATCGTGAGCCGCGAGAACAAGATCAAAAACCCGGTAGCGAGCGGAACTATCTGCTCGGCTACCGCCATGGCATCACCGAGGACGACTTCGAGCGCATGCTCGCCCGTCAGGGCGGGCTCTGCGCCATCTGCCGGGCCGTCTCCGGCGCGTTCGTCGACCACGGCCACGCGACCGGCCCGGTCCGGGGCATTCTCTGTGTCAACCGCAACAAACCGGCGAAGTCGCATCAAATGCATCATTCGCCCTGTCGGGCGATGTCGCGTAAGCCCAGGTCGAAGGTGGTGCGCACGGCCGGATCCTGA
- a CDS encoding DUF3291 domain-containing protein, which translates to MHLAELNIAHLRAPIDSQELAEFVALLEPINTIADEAPGFVWRLKESESDPTATVIHDYGDHLLINFSVWESLDTLWDYTYRSAHLGVLRRRREWFLRMAEPYMVMWWIPEGHIPSLAEGMARLERLKAEGPSPEAFTFKDSYPSSEAASLPAAAEATK; encoded by the coding sequence ATGCATCTCGCTGAGCTGAACATCGCCCATCTGCGCGCGCCCATCGACAGTCAGGAGCTCGCCGAGTTCGTCGCCCTCCTCGAGCCGATCAACACCATCGCCGACGAAGCCCCCGGGTTCGTGTGGCGGCTGAAGGAGAGCGAGAGCGACCCCACCGCCACCGTCATCCACGACTACGGCGACCACCTGCTGATCAACTTCTCGGTGTGGGAGTCGCTGGACACCCTGTGGGACTACACCTACCGCAGCGCCCACCTGGGCGTGCTGCGCCGGCGCAGGGAGTGGTTCCTGCGCATGGCGGAGCCGTACATGGTGATGTGGTGGATCCCCGAGGGTCACATCCCGTCGCTGGCCGAGGGCATGGCGCGGCTGGAGCGCCTCAAGGCCGAGGGGCCCAGCCCCGAGGCGTTCACGTTCAAGGACTCCTACCCCAGCAGCGAGGCCGCCAGCCTGCCCGCCGCCGCCGAGGCCACGAAGTAG
- a CDS encoding ubiquitin-like protein Pup, producing the protein MATKDTGGQKQAGRRESEVEETEASVTPDVQERQEKLTDDVDAILDEIDEVLEENAEEFVRSYVQKGGE; encoded by the coding sequence ATGGCAACCAAGGACACCGGAGGCCAGAAGCAGGCCGGTCGGCGCGAGAGCGAAGTCGAGGAGACCGAGGCGTCGGTGACGCCGGACGTCCAGGAGCGCCAGGAGAAGCTCACGGACGATGTCGACGCAATTCTGGACGAAATCGACGAAGTTCTCGAAGAGAACGCAGAGGAATTCGTGCGCAGCTACGTCCAGAAGGGCGGAGAGTAG
- the prcA gene encoding proteasome subunit alpha codes for MPFGYASPEQIMRDKADYARKGIARGRSVVVLQYVDGILFVAPNPSRALHKISEIYDRIGFAAVGRYNEFEELRLGGIRYADINGYTYDRSDVTGRGLANLYASNLGRIFTESIKSLEVEVVVAEVGETKDGDAIYRLTFDGSVFDEHGFAAMGGQADAVSTRLKERYRESMSLADALEVALTALTEPGGERPPVAQLEVAVLDRNREHRKFLRLTGARLERLLAQTTTPPPAATPPPAAKPSAEDTPPPTGPEGDVDDGSAPL; via the coding sequence ATGCCTTTTGGATATGCGTCCCCTGAGCAGATCATGCGGGACAAGGCCGACTACGCGCGCAAGGGCATCGCGCGGGGCCGCTCCGTCGTCGTGCTGCAGTACGTCGACGGCATCCTGTTCGTCGCGCCCAACCCGTCGCGGGCGCTGCACAAGATCAGCGAGATCTACGACCGCATCGGGTTCGCGGCCGTGGGCCGCTACAACGAGTTCGAGGAGCTGCGGCTCGGCGGCATCCGCTACGCCGACATCAACGGCTACACCTACGACCGCTCCGACGTGACCGGGCGCGGCCTGGCCAACCTGTACGCCTCCAACCTGGGCCGCATCTTCACCGAGTCGATCAAGTCGCTGGAGGTGGAGGTCGTGGTCGCCGAGGTCGGCGAGACCAAGGACGGCGACGCGATCTACCGGCTCACCTTCGACGGGTCGGTCTTCGACGAGCACGGCTTCGCGGCCATGGGCGGCCAGGCGGACGCGGTGTCCACCCGGCTCAAGGAGCGTTACCGCGAGTCGATGTCGCTGGCCGACGCGCTGGAGGTGGCGCTGACGGCGCTGACCGAGCCGGGTGGCGAGCGGCCGCCGGTGGCGCAGCTCGAGGTGGCGGTCCTCGACCGCAACCGGGAGCACCGCAAGTTCCTGCGGCTCACGGGCGCCCGCCTGGAGCGTCTCCTGGCGCAGACCACCACCCCGCCTCCGGCCGCCACCCCGCCGCCCGCGGCCAAGCCCTCTGCCGAGGACACCCCGCCTCCCACGGGGCCTGAGGGCGACGTGGACGACGGCTCGGCGCCGCTGTAG
- a CDS encoding FKBP-type peptidyl-prolyl cis-trans isomerase, translating to MRRALAVLAAVPLILFAAACGSDDGASTGATGAGSGVKVTGDVGGKPTVTFPGGTPATKSSYEVIQPGTGDGIKAGDRVIVNLTVYNWDGKGNAVQGSSYDTKKPETIAVDQQIPQVLQEGFTKVKHGGRLLAVLANDSMAQQQATQQPAEPTKVFVFDIVGTQPPPLKAATGKETGDSLKGVKVDNPGGDKAPTLTTKTGDKPSDKLVVKTLIEGTGPKVEASQTLTVHYTGKLWGSDKQFDSSWERGQPAEFPLSGVIKGWQQGLAGVPVGSRVVMSIPPDLGYGDQAQQGIPAKSTLVFVVDILGAA from the coding sequence ATGCGCCGCGCTCTGGCCGTACTGGCCGCCGTGCCACTGATCCTGTTCGCCGCCGCCTGCGGCTCCGACGACGGCGCGAGCACCGGCGCCACCGGCGCCGGGTCGGGGGTCAAGGTCACCGGTGACGTGGGCGGCAAGCCCACGGTGACCTTCCCCGGCGGCACGCCCGCCACCAAGTCGTCGTACGAGGTGATCCAGCCGGGCACCGGTGACGGGATCAAGGCCGGCGACCGGGTGATCGTCAACCTGACCGTCTACAACTGGGACGGCAAGGGCAACGCGGTCCAGGGCTCCTCCTACGACACCAAGAAGCCCGAGACGATCGCGGTCGACCAGCAGATCCCGCAGGTGCTGCAGGAGGGCTTCACCAAGGTCAAGCACGGCGGGCGGCTGCTGGCCGTGCTCGCCAACGACAGCATGGCCCAGCAGCAGGCCACGCAGCAACCGGCCGAGCCGACCAAGGTGTTCGTGTTCGACATCGTCGGCACCCAGCCGCCGCCGCTGAAGGCCGCCACCGGCAAGGAGACCGGCGACAGCCTCAAGGGCGTCAAGGTCGACAACCCGGGCGGCGACAAGGCGCCCACGCTGACCACGAAGACCGGCGACAAGCCGTCGGACAAGCTCGTCGTCAAGACCCTCATCGAGGGCACCGGCCCGAAGGTGGAGGCCAGCCAGACGCTCACCGTCCACTACACGGGCAAGCTGTGGGGCAGCGACAAGCAGTTCGACTCCAGCTGGGAGCGGGGCCAGCCGGCCGAGTTCCCGCTGTCGGGGGTCATCAAGGGCTGGCAGCAGGGCCTGGCCGGCGTGCCCGTCGGCAGCCGGGTCGTGATGAGCATCCCGCCGGACCTCGGCTACGGGGACCAGGCGCAGCAGGGCATCCCCGCCAAGAGCACCCTCGTGTTCGTGGTGGACATCCTCGGCGCCGCCTGA
- the pafA gene encoding Pup--protein ligase: MDRRIFGLENEYGVTCTFRGQRRLSPDEVARYLFRRVVSWGRSSNVFLRNGARLYLDVGSHPEYATPECDNVIELVTHDKAGERILEGLLVDAEKRLREEGIAGDIYLFKNNTDSAGNSYGCHENYLVGRHGEFGRLADVLIPFLVTRQIICGAGKVLQTPRGAVYCVSQRAEHIWEGVSSATTRSRPIINTRDEPHADAERFRRLHVIVGDSNMSETTMLLKVGATDLVLRMIESGTVMRDLSLENPIRAIREVSHDMTGRRRVRLANGREASSLEIQQEYLSKAKDFVDRRGGDAIAHRVLELWERTLNAVDTGNLDLVSREIDWVTKYQLIERYRKKYDLPLSSPRVAQLDLAYHDVHRKRGLFYLLQKRGSVERVASDLKIFEAKSVPPQTTRARLRGEFIRKAQEKRRDFTVDWVHLKLNDQAQRTVLCKDPFRSVDERVDKLIAGM, translated from the coding sequence ATGGATCGTCGCATCTTCGGGCTGGAGAACGAGTACGGCGTGACCTGCACGTTCAGGGGACAGCGCAGGCTGTCGCCCGACGAGGTCGCGCGCTACCTGTTCCGGCGGGTCGTGTCCTGGGGCCGATCGAGCAACGTCTTCCTCCGCAACGGCGCGCGTCTCTACCTCGACGTGGGCAGCCATCCTGAGTACGCCACACCCGAGTGTGACAACGTCATCGAGCTCGTCACGCACGACAAGGCGGGCGAGCGCATCCTCGAGGGCCTGCTGGTCGACGCCGAGAAACGGCTTCGCGAAGAGGGCATCGCGGGTGACATCTATCTGTTCAAGAACAACACGGACTCGGCCGGCAACTCCTACGGCTGCCACGAGAACTACCTGGTCGGCAGGCACGGGGAGTTCGGGCGGCTGGCGGACGTGCTGATCCCGTTCCTGGTGACGCGGCAGATCATCTGCGGGGCCGGCAAGGTCCTGCAGACGCCGCGCGGCGCCGTCTATTGCGTCTCGCAGCGGGCCGAGCACATCTGGGAGGGCGTCTCCAGCGCCACGACCCGGTCCCGGCCCATCATCAACACCCGGGACGAGCCGCACGCCGACGCCGAGCGGTTCCGCCGCCTGCACGTCATCGTCGGCGACTCCAACATGAGCGAGACCACGATGCTGCTCAAGGTCGGCGCCACCGACCTGGTGCTGCGCATGATCGAGTCGGGCACGGTGATGCGTGACCTGTCGCTGGAGAACCCGATCAGGGCCATCCGCGAGGTCTCCCACGACATGACCGGCCGCCGCAGGGTGCGTCTGGCCAACGGGCGGGAGGCCTCCAGCCTGGAGATCCAGCAGGAATACCTGTCCAAGGCGAAGGACTTCGTCGACCGCCGCGGCGGCGACGCCATCGCCCACCGGGTGCTGGAGCTGTGGGAGCGCACGCTGAACGCGGTCGACACCGGCAACCTCGACCTGGTCTCGCGCGAGATCGACTGGGTGACGAAATACCAGCTCATCGAGCGTTACCGCAAGAAGTACGACCTGCCGCTGTCCTCGCCCAGGGTGGCCCAGCTCGACCTGGCCTACCACGACGTGCACCGCAAGCGCGGCCTGTTCTACCTGCTGCAGAAGCGCGGCTCGGTGGAGCGGGTGGCGTCCGACCTGAAGATCTTCGAGGCCAAGTCGGTGCCGCCGCAGACGACCAGGGCCCGGCTGCGCGGCGAGTTCATCCGCAAGGCGCAGGAGAAGCGGCGCGACTTCACCGTCGACTGGGTGCATCTCAAGCTCAACGACCAGGCGCAGCGCACGGTGCTGTGCAAGGACCCGTTCCGCAGCGTGGACGAGAGGGTGGACAAGCTCATAGCAGGGATGTAG